In Blastocatellia bacterium, the genomic window CGGGGTGGTGCGCGGACGCTTGTTCTACGGCGCGTTTCATTTCGTCCGCCAACTCGCCGCGGGCCAGATCAACGGCCTGCGCGAATACCGAATCACCGAAACTCAATCCAAATCCCGGCTCAACGGTGACGACCTCAACCGCTTTCCGATCAACGATGCGCTGGTCGCCGCTTTCCGCGCTTATATCGCCACCCGCCCGCAGTTCAACGTCAGTGACGCGCAGTTCGCCAACAAGCTCGATTACGTTCGCTCGCAGTTGCGGCGCGAGTTGATGAGCACGGCTTATGGCGCGGACGCCGGCGATCAGGTCTATCTCGCCGACGACGTGCAGTTCCGCAAAGCCATCGAATCACTCGATCAGGCGCGCGCCCTCTCCGATAACGCCCGCCGCGCCCGCGCCGACCGCCAGCCGTGAGCCGCCGTCATCCAACTATTGACATGGCCGCGCGCGCATTTTATAAGCAACCAGGACCCGTTTGCCCCTACGGTTTCAACCCCATGATCTAAGACCCCGCGAAAGGACTCAGCTATGCTGAACTCGAAAGCGCCGGAGTATGTGCTGACGGTCGTGCAACATACTTACTGCGGCGACTGTATCTGGTTGAAGGGCAAAATAACCGACGTTTATATCGCCTCGGGCATCGTCCGCGGCGAAGATTCCAAGAACTGGCGCATGCAGATTCTTTCGCCGCCCTGGGATCGCCTTGAAAGAAAGCGCGACTTCCCTAAAGGCTTTCCCGATGTTGACGTGCCCGCAATGAAGCTGGAGGTGGATGGGCGCATCATCTTCGCCTCGCAGCAACCCGGCCTTATTAATGAAGTGCTGCTCAAGCTCAAGCCGATGCTTGTCAGCCGTCACAGCAACGCACAGATTCAAAAACAGCTCGAAGAGCTTGTGCGCACTTATAAAGAGCCGGCGACCCAGACGCTCTGCACGGTAACCTAAAGCCGACCGCCGATCCCTCACTTGCCGCGCTTTGCCTTTTGCCCTGACGGCGTGCTAGCTTGTTGGCTTAGAGCCGTTCTCATTTCAACAGCAAGCACGCCGTCAGAGCCAATGGAGATCGTCGCCTACAACCCGCTGACAGCGAACGCGGCGCTGGAGCGCATTCGCTCGCGCACGTTGCAGATGCATCCTGAGTTGATGGCGCGGGTCGCCGAGATCATCGAAGGCGTCCGCGCCGGCGGCGACGAGGCGCTCATCCACTACACCGAAAAATTCGACGGCGTGACGCTCAGGCCGGACGAGATTCGCGTCGATGCCGAATTCATCCGAGCGGTGGCCGCGCGCGCCGACACCCATACTGTGCAGGCGTTTCGCCAGGCCATCGGCAACGTCCGCGCCTTTCATGAACGCCAGCGCGAAAGCGACTGGCAAATCTCACTCGCCGGTGGCGCCACCGTCGGCCAGCGCATGCGTGCGGTCGCTGCTGCCGGTCTGTACGTGCCCGGCGGACGCGCCGCTTATCCGTCATCCGTGCTGATGAATGCCGTCCCGGCACAGGTCGCCGGCGTGCGCCGCATCGCCATAGCGACGCCGCCCGGCACGCTCGAAAAAGTGCCGGCGGTCGCCGCCGTCATCCACGAGCTAGGCATCACGGAAGTCTATCGCGTCGGCGGCGCGCAGGCGGTCGCCGCGCTCGCCTTCGGCACCGAGAGCGTGCCGCGGGTTGATAAGATCGTTGGGCCGGGCAATGTCTATGTCGCGGCTGCGAAAAAGCTGGTTTACGGCGCGGTCGGCATTGATTCAATCGCCGGGCCAACCGAAGTCGTGGTCATCGCCGACGAAACCGCCCGCGCCGCCTTTGTCGCCGCAGACCTGCTCGCACAGGCCGAGCATGACGCCGAGGCTTCGGCGGTCTGCATCACGACGAGCGCCGGCCTGGCCCGCGACGTGGCGCGCGAAGTCGAGCGCCAGCTAACCACACTGGAACGGCGCGAAATCGCCCGCGCTTCGCTCGACTCGTATGGCGCCATCTTCGTGGTTGATTCGCTTGAAGCCGCCTGCGAGCTATCGAATCGCATCGCGCCTGAGCACCTTGAGCTGATGACGGCTGACGATGAAGCCACGGCACAGATGATCGAAAACGCCGGCGCCATCTTTTTCGGCGCTTATTCGAGCGAGCCCATCGGCGATTACTTTGCGGGCCCGAATCATGTGCTGCCGACGGTCGGGACGGCGCGCTTCTCGTCGCCGCTCGGCGTCTATGATTTTCTCAAGCGCCAGTCGGTGATTCATTACACGCGCGAGGCGGTCACTCGCCACGCCGACGCCATCGCCGCGATGGCCGATAGCGAAGGGTTGACGGCGCACAAGCGCGCTGTCCTGATTAGGACGGGTGATGCGGGTCGGGCGTCAGGCGTCGGGACGGAACACGAGTCTGGTGCCACATCAAGGAGCGAAACTGGTGAGTGATAAAGGTAACAAATTAGCGAGCAGCCGCCCCAACCCCCAACCCCCATCCGCCAACCCCCTGCAAAAGATCAAGCCGGCGGTGCGCGCCATCGCGGCTTACACCCTGCCGCCATACCGCGCGACGATCAAGCTGAATCAGAACGAGAACCCGTTCGACATGCCCCCGGCGATCAAGCGCGAAGTCGAACGGCGGCTCT contains:
- the hisD gene encoding histidinol dehydrogenase, translating into MEIVAYNPLTANAALERIRSRTLQMHPELMARVAEIIEGVRAGGDEALIHYTEKFDGVTLRPDEIRVDAEFIRAVAARADTHTVQAFRQAIGNVRAFHERQRESDWQISLAGGATVGQRMRAVAAAGLYVPGGRAAYPSSVLMNAVPAQVAGVRRIAIATPPGTLEKVPAVAAVIHELGITEVYRVGGAQAVAALAFGTESVPRVDKIVGPGNVYVAAAKKLVYGAVGIDSIAGPTEVVVIADETARAAFVAADLLAQAEHDAEASAVCITTSAGLARDVAREVERQLTTLERREIARASLDSYGAIFVVDSLEAACELSNRIAPEHLELMTADDEATAQMIENAGAIFFGAYSSEPIGDYFAGPNHVLPTVGTARFSSPLGVYDFLKRQSVIHYTREAVTRHADAIAAMADSEGLTAHKRAVLIRTGDAGRASGVGTEHESGATSRSETGE